The following are from one region of the Pseudonocardia sp. HH130630-07 genome:
- a CDS encoding TIGR03560 family F420-dependent LLM class oxidoreductase: MRLAIHLYDYAAAGCPGPIGPALADAARAAEDGGATALTLIDHWMGEPDPTTGAPSRAPVLEGYTTLGYLAHATNRIELGLLVTGVTYREPALLATTVATLDALSGGRAFLGIGASWFAYEHQALGVPFPPTAERFDRVDEAVRICRQMWSDDDGPFHGRHYHLERTVCAAQPLNRTPKVVIAGMGERRTLRLVAELGDACNLFSHGHDEVARKIDVLDRHCTDVGRRPSDVTRTLLFTGDPLADPDGFMRDMAGYAELGIEQVWIGPTGPEPALWVGDATARFVGPLDSL; the protein is encoded by the coding sequence ATGCGCCTGGCGATCCATCTATACGACTACGCGGCTGCTGGTTGCCCCGGTCCGATCGGACCGGCACTGGCCGATGCGGCGCGAGCCGCTGAGGACGGCGGCGCGACGGCCCTCACTCTGATCGACCACTGGATGGGCGAGCCGGACCCGACCACGGGCGCGCCGAGCCGGGCGCCGGTGCTGGAGGGCTACACGACGCTCGGCTACCTGGCGCACGCGACGAACCGGATAGAGCTGGGTCTGCTGGTCACGGGCGTTACCTACCGGGAGCCAGCACTGTTGGCCACGACGGTCGCGACGCTCGACGCGCTGTCCGGGGGCCGGGCATTTCTTGGGATCGGCGCCTCGTGGTTCGCCTACGAGCACCAGGCGCTCGGCGTGCCGTTCCCCCCGACTGCGGAACGATTCGATCGGGTCGACGAGGCGGTGAGGATCTGCCGCCAGATGTGGAGCGATGACGACGGTCCGTTCCACGGTCGCCACTACCACCTCGAACGAACCGTGTGCGCGGCACAGCCGTTGAACCGAACCCCGAAGGTGGTCATCGCCGGTATGGGCGAGCGGCGCACCCTGCGGCTCGTGGCCGAACTGGGTGACGCCTGCAACCTGTTCAGCCATGGGCACGACGAGGTCGCCCGCAAGATCGATGTGCTGGACCGGCACTGCACGGACGTCGGGCGCCGACCGAGCGATGTGACCCGGACGCTGCTGTTCACCGGTGACCCGCTTGCAGACCCGGACGGATTCATGCGGGACATGGCCGGCTACGCGGAGCTGGGGATCGAGCAGGTGTGGATCGGGCCAACCGGACCGGAGCCAGCGCTCTGGGTCGGCGATGCGACGGCGCGATTCGTCGGCCCTCTGGACTCGTTGTGA
- a CDS encoding biotin/lipoyl-binding carrier protein, with protein MSRPGRHEIRAELVATVLDVTVSVGDLVQPGRQICLLESMKMEIPVLSEVSGFLTDALVTPGQVVRCGDVLAVLHTNSSM; from the coding sequence GTGAGCAGGCCGGGACGGCACGAGATCCGAGCCGAGTTGGTGGCGACCGTCCTCGACGTCACCGTCTCGGTAGGCGACCTGGTCCAGCCGGGACGCCAGATCTGCCTGCTAGAGTCGATGAAGATGGAGATCCCGGTGCTCAGCGAGGTCTCCGGGTTCCTGACCGACGCCCTGGTGACGCCGGGACAGGTTGTCCGGTGTGGAGACGTCCTCGCTGTCTTGCACACCAATTCTTCGATGTGA
- a CDS encoding nuclear transport factor 2 family protein has product MTAASTTTGLDMKLRARVEDFYVRRLKRLDDGDAAGWAATFTEDGMFSTNARPDPSHGRTAIRDEVCAAHAALVERGAHRRHWLGMLSVERDGNRIRTGFYALVYEIVHGGPTTLMATTTGESLLHEDGAGRLSVHAEWIRRDDLTPVT; this is encoded by the coding sequence GTGACCGCCGCGAGCACCACAACCGGGCTCGACATGAAGCTGCGCGCTCGGGTCGAGGACTTCTACGTCCGCCGACTGAAGCGCCTCGACGACGGGGATGCCGCCGGGTGGGCCGCCACGTTCACTGAGGACGGCATGTTCTCCACGAACGCGCGGCCGGACCCGTCCCACGGACGCACCGCCATCCGGGACGAGGTCTGCGCGGCCCACGCGGCGCTGGTCGAGCGTGGCGCCCACCGGCGACACTGGTTGGGCATGCTCTCAGTCGAGCGAGACGGGAACCGGATCCGCACCGGCTTCTACGCCCTCGTCTACGAGATCGTGCACGGCGGCCCGACGACACTAATGGCGACGACCACCGGTGAGAGCCTCCTGCACGAAGACGGCGCGGGCCGGCTGTCCGTGCACGCTGAGTGGATCCGGCGCGACGACCTCACCCCGGTCACCTGA
- a CDS encoding J-domain-containing protein: protein MSEAYWEKYRSIVDRQIEQSGLSEGLGDNPYRGKPLADAGKRYHENWWIDGYVHREGITGDAHLPISLRLRREIEQIGDAVAGRRSESEVRELLDDLNERITEWRRVPTPPHVSLSTVDVDDVVQRWHASRTSQQGGTHGGNTGPDDSNPGEGGPPPRRRGGGRTLFDRLLGRNTD, encoded by the coding sequence ATGAGCGAGGCGTACTGGGAGAAGTACCGCTCGATCGTTGACCGGCAGATCGAGCAGTCGGGGCTGTCCGAAGGCCTGGGCGACAACCCCTACCGGGGCAAGCCCCTGGCCGACGCGGGCAAGCGATATCACGAGAACTGGTGGATCGACGGATACGTTCACCGGGAGGGCATCACGGGCGACGCCCACCTGCCCATCTCCCTCCGACTCCGGCGGGAGATCGAGCAGATCGGCGATGCCGTGGCCGGACGGCGCTCCGAGAGCGAGGTGCGAGAGCTGCTGGACGACCTGAACGAGCGGATCACCGAGTGGCGGCGCGTTCCGACCCCGCCGCACGTGTCACTGTCCACCGTGGACGTCGACGACGTCGTGCAACGGTGGCACGCGTCTCGTACGAGCCAGCAGGGCGGCACTCACGGGGGGAACACCGGCCCGGACGACTCCAACCCGGGCGAGGGCGGCCCGCCCCCGCGACGGCGCGGGGGCGGGCGCACGCTGTTCGACCGCCTACTCGGCCGGAATACCGACTGA
- a CDS encoding thiolase family protein gives MSAWAVRHPDAAIPANALWSTPFARWRGALARVSSLDVAVAATRAATSRLPLDEVDGLVLGWTVPQPEIFYGAPTVARRVGLSGVSGPMIGQACATSVACLHAAATSLHAGGGAQLVVTADRVSNGPMLTWGSSGPGGAEREESWVRAAFARDPGTDRGMLATAETVARDAGFRRSDADALAVLRYEQYRASSSYEARRRHTVPVEVIDPDGVPVRLTDDEGVRTRSTEGVAAERSVVRDGVHTAATQTHPADGAAGALVTRTAHARSLASGGPVVTVLASGFARVGSGRMPEALVPAARAALDSVDLRIEDVDAITTHNPFAVNDLYFAREMGVTLESMNRVGSSLVFGHPQGPTGLRSIAELVTVLCLRGGGVGLFSGCAAGDSGAAIVVRVDY, from the coding sequence GTGAGCGCGTGGGCCGTGCGTCATCCCGATGCCGCGATTCCGGCGAACGCGCTGTGGTCGACGCCATTCGCCCGGTGGAGGGGGGCACTGGCCCGGGTCTCCAGCCTGGACGTCGCGGTCGCTGCGACGCGGGCGGCGACGTCCAGGCTGCCGCTAGACGAGGTCGACGGCCTGGTGCTCGGTTGGACCGTGCCGCAGCCGGAGATCTTCTACGGCGCCCCGACCGTCGCCCGCCGCGTCGGTTTGTCTGGAGTGTCTGGCCCGATGATCGGGCAGGCCTGCGCCACGTCGGTGGCGTGTCTGCACGCGGCGGCCACGTCGCTCCACGCTGGCGGCGGCGCGCAGCTAGTCGTCACGGCCGACCGAGTGAGCAACGGCCCGATGTTGACCTGGGGCTCCTCGGGGCCGGGCGGGGCCGAGCGCGAGGAGAGCTGGGTCCGCGCCGCGTTCGCCCGTGATCCCGGCACCGACCGCGGCATGCTGGCCACCGCCGAGACCGTCGCCCGCGACGCTGGGTTCCGGCGCTCCGACGCGGACGCTCTGGCCGTGCTTCGCTACGAGCAGTACCGGGCGTCCTCATCGTACGAGGCCAGGCGCCGGCATACCGTCCCGGTCGAGGTTATCGACCCGGACGGTGTCCCGGTCCGTCTCACGGACGACGAGGGTGTGCGGACGCGGAGCACCGAAGGCGTCGCGGCCGAGCGAAGCGTCGTCCGGGACGGCGTTCATACAGCCGCGACCCAGACCCACCCGGCCGACGGCGCGGCCGGCGCCCTGGTCACCCGCACCGCGCACGCCCGGTCACTCGCCTCGGGCGGGCCGGTGGTCACCGTCCTGGCGTCCGGGTTTGCGCGGGTCGGCTCAGGACGGATGCCAGAGGCTCTTGTGCCAGCGGCCAGGGCTGCGCTGGATAGCGTGGACCTGAGGATCGAGGACGTTGACGCGATCACCACGCACAACCCGTTCGCGGTCAACGACCTCTACTTCGCCCGCGAGATGGGTGTGACACTCGAGTCGATGAACCGTGTCGGGTCCAGCCTGGTATTCGGTCACCCACAGGGACCGACCGGCTTGCGGTCGATCGCCGAGCTCGTCACCGTGCTGTGCCTGCGCGGGGGAGGTGTGGGTCTGTTCAGCGGCTGCGCCGCAGGGGACTCAGGGGCCGCGATAGTGGTACGGGTCGACTACTGA
- a CDS encoding class I SAM-dependent methyltransferase → MPTVDQPYYRPGRLAFYDRVVLGLSNRLLWRCPTPVMLQRYDRMLRARHLEIGPGSGYYLDHARFPVENPTLVLADLNPSPLEFAAARVARLRPRTHGVDVLADSLGLDEVFDSVGLNYVLHCLPGGEEPKRTVFGNIREVLAPGGRVFGATVLDRGVRHTAVSRRVNALYNRTGAFHNEGDDPAMLAAALDSVFGNSTVQVRGAVALFEAVRNPEPGDVRR, encoded by the coding sequence ATGCCCACCGTCGATCAGCCGTACTACCGTCCCGGCCGCCTGGCGTTCTACGACCGTGTGGTGCTCGGCCTGTCCAACCGGCTGCTATGGCGATGTCCGACGCCGGTGATGCTGCAGCGCTACGACCGGATGTTGCGCGCCCGACACCTGGAGATCGGTCCGGGCAGCGGCTACTACCTTGACCACGCCCGATTCCCGGTTGAAAACCCGACGCTCGTGCTGGCCGACCTCAACCCCTCGCCACTGGAGTTCGCAGCAGCCCGGGTCGCCCGGCTGCGACCCCGCACGCACGGGGTCGACGTACTGGCCGACTCGCTCGGGTTGGACGAGGTGTTCGACTCGGTCGGTCTCAACTACGTGCTGCACTGCCTGCCCGGCGGAGAGGAACCGAAGCGCACCGTGTTCGGCAACATCCGGGAAGTACTCGCGCCGGGCGGCAGGGTGTTTGGTGCGACCGTGCTCGACCGGGGTGTCCGGCACACAGCCGTCTCCCGGCGTGTGAATGCCCTGTACAACCGGACCGGTGCCTTCCACAACGAGGGCGACGACCCTGCGATGCTGGCTGCAGCGCTGGATTCCGTGTTCGGCAACAGCACGGTCCAGGTGCGCGGCGCCGTCGCCTTGTTCGAGGCCGTCCGAAACCCCGAGCCGGGGGACGTCCGCCGGTGA
- the fabG gene encoding 3-oxoacyl-ACP reductase FabG, whose amino-acid sequence MSETRSVALVTGGTSGIGLATVRALAGDGRAVAFCGRDEERVAATEAALAAEGLECRGYVCDVRDRDGVEKFVDATVDDLGEPRILVNNAGRGGGGRTAELDDDTWLDVLDTNLNGTFWTTRAVLRRTTPSPAVRIVMIASTGGKQGVPMGAPYSASKAGVIGFTKALAKELAPTGTTVNAVCPGYVETPMAVQIREHYARLQDTSADEILDQFRAKVPMGRYSTPEEVAAMVRYLCSDEAATVTAQALNVCGGLGSY is encoded by the coding sequence ATGTCGGAGACTCGGAGCGTCGCCCTCGTGACCGGCGGGACGTCGGGCATCGGACTGGCGACCGTGCGCGCCCTTGCGGGCGACGGTCGAGCGGTCGCGTTCTGCGGCCGCGATGAGGAGCGCGTGGCTGCGACCGAGGCCGCTCTCGCGGCGGAGGGACTCGAGTGCCGCGGCTACGTATGCGACGTGCGGGACCGCGACGGCGTCGAGAAGTTCGTGGACGCCACTGTCGATGACCTGGGCGAACCGCGGATCCTGGTCAACAACGCCGGCCGCGGCGGGGGCGGCCGGACGGCCGAGCTGGACGACGACACCTGGCTCGACGTCCTGGACACCAACCTCAACGGCACCTTCTGGACCACCCGCGCGGTGCTGCGTCGGACTACCCCCTCACCCGCAGTTCGCATCGTCATGATCGCCTCCACCGGCGGGAAGCAGGGTGTCCCGATGGGTGCGCCGTACTCGGCGTCCAAAGCCGGCGTGATCGGGTTCACGAAGGCGCTGGCCAAGGAGCTGGCGCCCACCGGGACGACGGTTAACGCGGTGTGCCCGGGCTACGTCGAGACCCCGATGGCCGTGCAGATCCGCGAGCACTACGCACGGCTGCAGGACACGTCGGCCGACGAGATCCTGGACCAGTTCCGGGCGAAGGTGCCGATGGGCCGCTACTCGACGCCGGAGGAGGTCGCCGCCATGGTGCGCTATCTCTGCTCCGACGAGGCTGCGACGGTCACCGCGCAGGCCCTGAACGTCTGCGGGGGCCTGGGCAGCTATTGA
- a CDS encoding FAD-binding oxidoreductase translates to MQTDRPSALERFRGTLVRPQDADYERLRHVWNRTVDRRPALIARCVCPEDVAIAVAHARQHGLPLAVRAGGHSVAGHSTCDDGVVVDLSMMSAVDVDPQARHARVEGGALLGAFDAATQAHLLAAPAGVVAHTGLGGLVLGGGFGWLSRKHGLAIDNLTAVDVVTADGRQMRADTEHHPDLFWALRGGGGNFGVATAFEFDLHHVGAVRFAVAYHPLDDGPRVLRDWAAYMSQAPDELTWVFYLRLAPPVPDVPKHLHGKPVLCGSACWIGDVSEGDLALEAVRDVGRPAAVATTTLPYRSLQGYSFPSPVLPDRAYFKSGYLDRLPDAAIDALLAAGASMTSPMSQLEVLYLGGAISRVPADATAFGHRTSPFVANFASAWRDPAHDSRHVAWAVDSHAALEPHMTGGGYVNFFNESEGHRTVDAFGADNLRRLRRIKADYDPDNTFRLNTNIVPGEG, encoded by the coding sequence ATGCAGACGGACCGACCCTCTGCGCTGGAGAGATTCCGCGGCACGCTGGTCCGGCCGCAGGACGCGGACTACGAGCGCCTGCGCCACGTCTGGAACAGGACGGTGGACAGGCGGCCCGCGCTGATCGCACGGTGCGTGTGCCCGGAGGATGTGGCAATCGCGGTTGCGCACGCCAGACAGCACGGTCTGCCGCTGGCCGTGCGCGCCGGCGGGCACAGCGTGGCGGGGCACTCCACCTGCGATGACGGCGTCGTCGTCGACCTGTCGATGATGTCAGCAGTCGACGTCGACCCGCAGGCGCGACATGCCCGGGTCGAGGGCGGTGCGCTGCTCGGCGCGTTCGACGCCGCGACGCAGGCCCATCTACTGGCCGCGCCGGCGGGGGTCGTCGCACACACCGGGCTCGGCGGACTGGTCCTCGGCGGCGGCTTCGGATGGCTGAGCCGGAAGCACGGGCTCGCGATCGACAATCTGACCGCAGTGGATGTCGTCACGGCCGACGGGCGGCAAATGCGGGCGGACACCGAGCATCACCCCGACCTGTTCTGGGCGCTACGCGGCGGCGGCGGCAACTTCGGCGTCGCGACAGCGTTCGAGTTCGACCTGCACCACGTCGGCGCCGTCCGCTTCGCCGTCGCCTACCACCCGCTCGACGACGGCCCCCGCGTGCTGCGCGACTGGGCCGCGTACATGTCGCAGGCGCCCGACGAGCTGACCTGGGTGTTCTACCTGCGTCTGGCCCCGCCCGTGCCGGACGTCCCGAAGCACCTCCACGGGAAGCCCGTTCTGTGCGGGTCGGCGTGCTGGATCGGCGACGTGTCCGAAGGCGACCTTGCGCTCGAGGCGGTCCGCGACGTCGGACGCCCGGCCGCTGTCGCGACGACGACGCTGCCGTACCGGTCGTTGCAGGGCTACTCGTTCCCCAGCCCGGTTCTCCCGGACCGCGCCTACTTCAAGAGCGGCTACCTGGACCGGCTTCCGGATGCCGCGATCGACGCCCTACTGGCCGCCGGGGCGTCGATGACCTCGCCGATGTCTCAGCTCGAGGTCCTGTACCTGGGGGGCGCGATCTCCCGAGTGCCCGCCGACGCAACCGCGTTCGGGCATCGGACCTCGCCGTTCGTCGCGAACTTCGCCTCCGCGTGGCGCGACCCCGCCCACGACTCGCGGCATGTCGCGTGGGCAGTCGACAGCCACGCCGCCCTGGAGCCGCACATGACCGGCGGCGGATACGTGAATTTCTTCAACGAGTCCGAGGGACATCGGACGGTCGACGCGTTCGGCGCGGACAACTTGCGCAGGCTGCGCCGGATCAAGGCCGACTACGACCCGGACAACACGTTCCGGTTGAACACCAACATCGTCCCCGGCGAGGGCTGA
- a CDS encoding nuclear transport factor 2 family protein, whose amino-acid sequence MTVSHAGTVHELVERWRAAEESNDGEWLEELLDPDFVGVGPFGWTRTREEWTGRYRSGRVVNDEIHLDDVHVRAWDDAAVVVAVQHQRGRNGTADTTGRFRVTLTARRDGSAWRVAGLHIGPLRDA is encoded by the coding sequence GTGACCGTGTCACACGCCGGGACCGTGCACGAGCTCGTCGAGCGGTGGCGGGCCGCGGAGGAGTCGAACGACGGCGAATGGCTGGAGGAGCTGCTCGACCCCGACTTCGTCGGGGTCGGACCATTCGGCTGGACCCGTACCCGCGAGGAGTGGACCGGCCGCTACCGCAGCGGCCGCGTCGTCAACGACGAGATCCACCTCGACGACGTGCACGTGCGGGCTTGGGACGACGCAGCCGTCGTGGTCGCGGTGCAGCACCAGCGCGGCCGCAACGGCACCGCCGACACGACCGGACGGTTCAGGGTGACGCTCACCGCACGTCGGGACGGGTCGGCCTGGCGGGTCGCTGGCCTGCATATCGGTCCGCTTCGCGACGCATGA
- a CDS encoding beta-ketoacyl-[acyl-carrier-protein] synthase family protein, producing the protein MDRRVVVTGLDVLAPGSQDTAGFWDMIVDGRTATRRVTAFDASAFRSKVAAEIDFDATARGFSSRERQRMDRASLFAVTCARGAVASAGLDLGGDLGGATGISIGTAVGCSTSLEQDYLVLSDTGREWLVDPSYLPPHVFDHFSPGSIVREVAGATGARGPATIVSTGCTSGIDAVGHARALVADGTVDVMVAGATEAPITPVAAASFDVIRATTPRTEDFGSASRPFDRDRDGFALGEGAAMLVLEEYEHARRRGATVLAEIVGYANRCNAYHMTGLAPGGEEMSMAIDSALTQARLDPSAIDYINAHGSGTKQNDRHETGAFKRSFGHHAYDIPVSSIKSMIGHSLGAIGSIEIAACVLAMRDDVVPPTANLTTPDPDCDLDYVPRQSRDARLDRVLTVGSGFGGFQSAMVLARGGLR; encoded by the coding sequence GTGGACCGACGAGTCGTCGTGACCGGTCTCGACGTCCTCGCCCCCGGATCGCAGGACACCGCGGGGTTCTGGGACATGATTGTCGACGGGCGGACCGCCACGCGACGGGTCACCGCCTTCGACGCGTCCGCCTTCCGGTCGAAGGTCGCCGCAGAGATCGACTTCGACGCGACGGCGCGTGGTTTCTCCTCCCGCGAGCGGCAGCGCATGGACCGTGCCTCGCTGTTCGCCGTCACGTGCGCCCGCGGCGCCGTTGCATCAGCCGGGCTGGACCTCGGGGGTGACCTCGGTGGAGCGACCGGGATCTCGATTGGGACCGCTGTCGGCTGCTCGACCAGCCTGGAGCAGGACTATCTCGTGCTCTCCGACACCGGTCGCGAGTGGCTCGTCGACCCCTCCTACCTGCCACCGCACGTGTTCGACCACTTCAGCCCCGGCTCGATTGTCCGCGAGGTCGCCGGCGCGACCGGCGCGCGCGGGCCGGCAACGATCGTGTCGACCGGCTGCACATCCGGGATCGACGCCGTCGGACACGCCCGGGCTCTCGTCGCGGACGGCACGGTCGACGTCATGGTCGCGGGGGCCACCGAGGCCCCGATCACGCCGGTCGCAGCCGCCTCGTTCGACGTTATCCGGGCCACCACCCCGCGGACCGAGGACTTCGGCTCGGCCAGCCGCCCCTTCGACCGGGACCGTGACGGCTTCGCCCTGGGCGAAGGGGCCGCGATGCTCGTGCTGGAGGAGTACGAGCACGCGCGACGACGGGGCGCCACTGTCCTCGCCGAGATCGTCGGCTACGCGAACCGATGCAACGCCTACCACATGACCGGGTTGGCCCCGGGCGGTGAGGAGATGTCGATGGCGATCGACTCGGCGCTGACGCAGGCCCGGCTGGACCCGTCTGCGATCGACTACATCAACGCCCACGGTTCGGGCACCAAGCAGAACGACCGGCACGAAACAGGCGCGTTCAAGCGGAGCTTCGGCCACCATGCCTATGACATCCCGGTCAGCTCCATCAAGTCGATGATCGGGCACTCGCTCGGTGCCATCGGGTCAATCGAGATCGCGGCCTGTGTGCTCGCGATGCGCGACGACGTCGTGCCCCCCACCGCCAACCTCACCACGCCGGACCCGGACTGCGACCTGGACTACGTCCCACGACAGTCCCGAGACGCCCGGCTGGACCGCGTGCTTACCGTGGGCAGTGGCTTCGGCGGGTTTCAGAGCGCGATGGTGCTGGCCCGAGGAGGCCTGCGATGA
- a CDS encoding beta-ketoacyl synthase N-terminal-like domain-containing protein yields MTAAVDVLVTGIGVVAPSGLGREPVWEAAVAGKCAIDMIGSFDPSAHRSRLAGRLDGFDAAEHFGSRTLTQTDRVTRFALLASDEAVADSGLDPPTLDPERIGVTTSNATGGFEFTHREMAKLWTQGPDAVSVYQSFAWFYAVNTGQISIRHGVKGPSSVLSAEQSGGLDAIGYGLRGIHRGDLDVVLAGGFESSFDPWGWASHCASGTVSEARSPELAYLPFDARANGHVPGEGGALLVLEAAGHASGRGRDNPYGRLTGHAATFDPPGHRPDGLERAARQALAQAGRAPGEIDLVLADGAGAAALDAQEAEAISAVFGARGVPVSVPKSGVGRLMAGGGPLDATFALLAVRDGVIPPTVNVAEPPAHYGLDLVVGDARPATVHRVLILARGAEGFNSALVVERA; encoded by the coding sequence ATGACCGCCGCCGTCGACGTCCTGGTGACCGGAATCGGGGTCGTCGCACCCAGTGGCTTGGGGCGGGAGCCGGTGTGGGAAGCCGCAGTCGCGGGCAAGTGCGCGATCGACATGATCGGCTCATTCGACCCCTCGGCACACCGCTCCCGGCTGGCCGGGCGCCTCGACGGTTTCGACGCCGCCGAGCACTTCGGGTCCCGCACGCTCACCCAGACGGACCGGGTCACCCGGTTCGCTCTGCTCGCCTCGGACGAGGCCGTCGCCGACTCCGGGCTCGACCCGCCGACACTCGACCCGGAACGTATCGGGGTCACCACGTCCAACGCGACCGGCGGGTTCGAGTTCACCCACCGTGAGATGGCCAAGCTTTGGACACAGGGCCCGGACGCGGTCAGCGTCTACCAGTCCTTCGCATGGTTCTATGCGGTTAACACCGGTCAGATCAGCATCCGTCACGGGGTGAAGGGTCCGAGCAGCGTCCTGTCCGCCGAGCAGAGCGGCGGACTTGACGCGATCGGCTACGGACTACGCGGGATCCATCGCGGGGATCTGGACGTCGTCCTGGCTGGCGGGTTCGAGTCGTCCTTCGACCCGTGGGGCTGGGCGTCTCATTGCGCATCCGGGACCGTCAGCGAGGCCCGCTCCCCCGAGCTGGCATACCTGCCGTTCGATGCCCGCGCGAACGGCCACGTGCCCGGTGAGGGCGGTGCGCTGCTGGTCCTAGAGGCCGCCGGACACGCGTCGGGACGCGGGCGCGACAACCCCTACGGCCGGCTCACCGGCCACGCCGCCACGTTCGATCCGCCCGGACACCGGCCGGACGGGCTCGAGCGCGCGGCCCGGCAGGCGCTGGCGCAGGCCGGTCGGGCACCCGGGGAGATCGATCTGGTGCTCGCCGACGGCGCCGGCGCCGCGGCCCTCGACGCCCAGGAAGCCGAAGCGATCAGCGCCGTCTTCGGCGCACGCGGCGTACCGGTGTCGGTACCGAAGAGTGGCGTAGGACGTCTGATGGCGGGCGGCGGGCCGCTGGACGCCACCTTCGCGCTGCTCGCCGTCCGGGACGGCGTCATCCCGCCGACCGTCAACGTCGCGGAGCCGCCCGCGCACTACGGGCTGGACCTGGTCGTCGGTGACGCCCGGCCCGCCACCGTGCACCGTGTGCTGATCCTGGCCCGGGGCGCTGAGGGATTCAACTCCGCGCTCGTCGTCGAGCGCGCGTGA
- a CDS encoding acyl carrier protein, whose protein sequence is MSVLTLPELRELLIDAAGATDAGDTDGFGDQAFDELGYDSLALMQSAAVLKRRHGVEIPEDVLGTLTTPNEMLAFVNSARSVG, encoded by the coding sequence ATGTCCGTTCTGACCCTGCCCGAACTGCGTGAGCTGCTCATCGATGCCGCCGGCGCGACAGACGCCGGCGACACGGACGGATTCGGCGACCAGGCGTTCGACGAGCTCGGCTACGACTCGCTGGCCCTGATGCAGTCCGCCGCCGTGCTCAAGCGCCGCCACGGCGTCGAGATTCCGGAGGACGTCCTCGGCACGCTCACCACACCGAACGAGATGCTCGCGTTCGTCAACTCGGCGCGGTCCGTGGGATGA
- a CDS encoding acyltransferase domain-containing protein codes for MNPPDRNVGFMFPGQGAQFPGMAAGLYDVNGPFTVVMDRVFDLLGVHGRRLRRIWLSGKDIDGFDDASVAQPLLFGTNCASAASLIARGLQPTVLIGHSVGEVAAAHVAGVFDLETGLSWIDRLIAWSARVPAGGMLAVAASVDDVAPHLRGSVVVGAVNARRQLLLAGADRDLDDVRAALTDAGFTSFRARARQPFHSPAMWIPDVPPLARATLHAPRTRLWSCYAQQPLDDGRARDPSFWAGQPAEPVYFGPTLDRLLDTDGPIHLVEAGPGSSLCGIARRTRQVAHGFSAATAALPGPDAAANRAAQDAVVEQLAAGLAR; via the coding sequence ATGAATCCACCCGACCGGAACGTCGGGTTCATGTTCCCCGGCCAGGGAGCCCAGTTCCCCGGTATGGCGGCCGGTCTCTACGACGTCAATGGCCCGTTCACCGTTGTGATGGACCGTGTGTTCGACCTGCTCGGTGTGCACGGACGACGGCTGCGAAGGATCTGGCTATCGGGGAAGGACATCGATGGGTTCGACGACGCGTCGGTCGCCCAGCCGCTGCTGTTTGGAACGAACTGCGCCTCGGCGGCTTCCCTGATCGCCCGCGGTCTGCAACCGACGGTGCTGATCGGGCACAGCGTCGGGGAGGTCGCTGCCGCGCATGTGGCCGGGGTGTTTGACCTGGAGACGGGGCTGTCGTGGATCGACCGGCTGATCGCCTGGTCGGCCCGCGTCCCGGCGGGTGGGATGCTCGCGGTAGCCGCCTCAGTCGACGATGTCGCGCCACACCTGCGCGGCTCGGTCGTTGTCGGCGCCGTCAACGCGCGGCGCCAGCTGTTGCTCGCGGGAGCCGATCGCGACCTCGACGACGTACGTGCTGCCCTCACCGACGCCGGATTCACCAGCTTCCGCGCGCGGGCCCGACAGCCCTTCCACAGCCCCGCGATGTGGATCCCGGATGTCCCCCCACTCGCCCGCGCCACGTTGCACGCACCTCGCACACGGTTGTGGTCGTGCTACGCCCAGCAACCACTCGACGACGGCCGCGCCCGGGACCCGTCATTCTGGGCCGGGCAGCCCGCCGAACCGGTGTATTTCGGACCGACCCTGGACCGGCTGCTCGACACGGACGGGCCGATCCACCTCGTCGAGGCCGGACCGGGGTCCAGCCTGTGCGGCATAGCCCGCCGGACTCGGCAGGTCGCGCATGGCTTCTCGGCGGCGACGGCGGCGCTGCCCGGTCCCGACGCGGCCGCCAACCGGGCTGCGCAGGATGCCGTTGTTGAGCAACTGGCCGCTGGGCTCGCTCGGTGA